The genomic segment AGAGGCATGGCAAAAAGACAGAAATATGAGTTGAATGTCACTCACAGGTTTGCGTTTGCCAGAGCAATGTTGATAGTGGACTTATGTGCAGCTAACATAGCCCTGAAGTCGTTGATATCTCCCTGAAGATATTTTTGCGTTATCCAGTCACGCATGCTCGAACGCGACGTGTTGCTGGAATGCTTCATGCATTGGGATATGATCTTGCCGTACTCTTCGCACGCATTGCCGCAGCGTTGAAGTGGCCGCTCGAGGGATTGGAAGTCGAGGCTTGGGTTGTTGGCGATAGTCTCCAGGAGTGAGCTTAAGACCTCCGTCAAATCGCTCACCTCTGCCTTGAGCGCTCGGGCGTCCCTGTTCTGGCTGCGCAGGCCACGGATGATCCCGTGAAGTGCTATACTGGACTTGAGAGCAAAGCTCCCAACTGTCAGAACACCGGTCGCTATGCTAACTGGGTCTGCCATGATGCAGTACGTTTCCAACAGGGCCGGCCGTGAGTGTGACTAGGAGCGAGACGCGAGCGACGAATAGAGGTACTCTGGTATGGAATTGCCATCAAACGGCCGGCGTCTGCCATGTCTTTAAAGCCTTTCAACGTACTTGCAGACCCTATCGACAAGACTGTCGTTGGCGCTAGAGATGTCGGCGGTTGATGAGACACGTCATCTCTGTGAGGTGAGGGGTTACACCCCGACCCCGACCCCGGTGCGGATGAGGTTGAGGTTGATGTTCACTCATGGACCGATTTTCTAATTGGCTAGAGATTGACGAAGCGGGGTTCAAATGACCTGCTATTTGATTGGCTACAGACTACTTACCGATTGAGGCTCACATGCTTTTCACGGGAGTCTCTCAACTGGGCCATTCTGTTTAAAAAAGTCATCAACAGATACAAAGTATGACGGGCCAAATTCAACCAACTCTCCGCGCCTCTGCGGCCCAATGCTACAATGGACTGCTAGTTGACTTGGACTGCACTCCTTAGTGGCGGAGTTGAGGATGTCATCCAACAAGAGCTGGATGTCACTTCTCGGCAGGTGGCTAGTCATGCTTCCAACCATGACATTTTTATCAAGCCTGCCGAAGGAATATGGCACAAGGCTAGTTCCATTGGCTGGGCTAATGCCAGGATCTAATTCCGTCACAAAGCACCAGGCAATCAGTGATGTCGCCAAGTGGGCCATCCAGCCATTCCTGTGGAGAAGATATACCAGAATGGTTCTTCCGTAAGGTTGTTCCAGGGAAACTCAAGAATATGGCCTCATGCAGTCGAAAAAGGGGGACCAGGCAGGGAGGGAACCAAGTGCGATCTGGGCTTCATGCCTGGGAGGCAGTTGGCTCATTGCATGCTTGTGCATGCAATGTGATAGAACTAGCCTGCTAAAGCACGGCCCCGCCTAGCACGATGCCTTGCAGCGGCTACTACTCCTAGAAGAATGCTGTATTAACTAACTGCCTTGAAGTGGGTAAAAGTAGCTCGGGTGTTCCGCCATTGGTTGAAAATTGCCATGTCATTGTGCATCGAACAGTGTATCATATCGATGCTACCGCGCGTCTCCTGCAATAACCAAGTAGCCCCCTTCGAGCGACAGGAGGGGAACCATTGATTCCATTCGACCTGCAAGACTGACCTGGATCACGGCCCAACCGATCTTTTGCAAGTGCTAGGGCATCTCCTTATCCGCCATCCGAATCAATGACAATACCCTTAAAGCCAAACATGACTTCCCTACATTGAAGTAGCCATAGGCGCTAACTCCGTTCCGGTCTTAGTCTGCTGACAGTGACAACTCCACCAAGCAGCAATAATGCTTGACTGATGATTTCCATGGAAGTTGAGACAGGGATATTTGAATCCAAGCCAATTGATGAGAGCATGGCGGCCTGGGCAACCCATGGTGCCCAGCCCCATCTGTGCGCTTCGACCTGCCAATAGGAGCCGCTGGAGGTGAGAGAGGTCAAAGCGGGCACACCAGGGAGTACATCAGTCGCTTCCATCCACATCTGAGCTCTTCTCGTTCAACCAAATCTGCACTCTCGAGTGGAGATCGATCTCGCGAGTTACTTTCAGAATGGCGGATCCTTTGAGCATCACTGCTTCAGTGCTTGCTGTGGCCACAGCCGCATTTGTATCAACAAAAACACTCATCGACACCGTAAGCCGCTTCAAAGGTCGCGATAAGACCTTACAGAGGCTGCAGGAtgagctcgaggacctcctcAAGATCTTGGAGATGCTCCAAGGCATATCTCAGTGTGAGCTGTCTATTCTAGCGCTTCTCGAAGGCCCCGTTCGCCGGTGCAGTGAGTTGTGCCTTAACTTCGACAAGTCCATGAAAGACTTCACTGGAAAGGCAACAAAGACCGGGTTCCGAGATTGGGCCAAGCTGGAGTTTAGGAGAGGCGACATCAACGAATTCATCGACACCCTGTCAGGATACAAATCCACGATCTCGGTCGGCTTGGGAGCTATCAATCTGTAAGCTGAGCACCTTCCCGTCCAAGTGAGACACAAGCTAATACTCATCAGGAATGTATCCAAAGCATCCCAGCAGATTCTCGAGCAGTACAGCGAGATGATTGAAGATACGATGTACAATCTCAATCTTCGCCTACAAAGAATCGACGACAAAATAGCGCTGCTGCCACAGAAAACCGCCGACAGCTCCGACACAAGCATTGATCTGAACAACGAGCGAGCAGTGACAGAGCGGTGCCTTAGCATTTGCGAAAATGCGAAGTCTTATCTCGAATCATTGACAGATCAAGAACCATTATCGCAACCTAAACCTCCCCAAGAGTATCCTATGGATCAGCAGGAGACCTTCGAAGCGCAGCGTCTCACCCGCCAACTTCTAGGCCAAAATAGGGATAGCATTGCGGAGATGGTTGGCCGTCTTCGGGAACGTTTGGAATCCATATCATCCGATGGAAACCCCGCCAATGGCCATGAGAGAACACGTTTGCAGCAGGAGCTCAACCTTTCGAAACAGTGTCTCGAGATTTGCCAAATGGCTTCTGTTGAAGTAACGCGACAAAAATGCCACACAATCGGAGAGGCGATTGCCGACGGAGACAGTGATCAAGTTTTAGTCACGACTTTAGCAGACCTATTCAATATTGGCAAAGCGGAGTCTCGAGGCAAGTCTGCGCAACTGATCGGATCAATGCGAGACGAAACACTGCAGCGAATCTCTGATAGTCGATACGGTAGCCGCTTCGGGGCCTTGCCCAGCACCGAAGCAAGCACTCCTCCTTTGCAGTCGCCGGTCGAAATTCAACGAACCAAAGAGGACCCTTCACGTCAAGAGGTCGCCGAGGGTGGACGTTCGATGGCTACAAAACCTTACAAACCTAATTCCTATCAAGTTAGAAGCCGAAGGCCAGATGGACGGGCTGGAATCAgagaggaaggcgaagaatGAGTAGATGCTTATCAGCTAGTTGATTAAATGTCTATCGCAAATGTCAGtaatcatcatcagcagGCTAATCAGGACGTGGATCTGAGTCTCGTTGCACGGCGTCTGTTAGGGAACGTATTTACGGGAACGGTTGGCATGGATACCGGCAATAGACTCTAGAACACTCAACTGCACAAATGAGGGTGGCAAAAGGAGGTGAAGTGAATAACTTCCAGCAAATGCTGTCTCCCCCGTAATTTGATAGGTTTCCTGGTCGTCAATCTGACGCCATATCTTCCGCTGCCAGTTGCTGCTGTGGTTATGAAGGAAACATGTCGACAGACGCATGCTTTTACGTTTCGATATACCAAACTCAACGTAAGTAGAGAAAAGTTGCCGCGGGTTTCAAGGTATCATATCATGAAGCGACGCAGGGCAAGAAAAACGGGTGTGCAAGGAGCCTCGGGCAACCTGCTGTGAAAAAAACGTCGGTGACTAGAGATGACATGATTCGAACTACAAGAAACGTCCTACTGTATCGACATAGTACAACTAGACTGAATAGAAAGAGCTTCAGTTGGTCTAGGCCTGTTGAAGGAACCGCCTTCAGGCCAGTGACTCAGGTTAATAGGTGTTGGGTTGAGACACAAGCAACGTCAATATTCCGCAGCACGATTTGGTACcgagatggggggggggttaatGCGCGCTTCTCTCACTTCTACTATTACCATAGAATCCGCCCAGGAGGGGTGGCCCATATTGTCAGCCGCGTAAAACCTTCACCGGGGGGCTTATGTATATTTCTGCGCAGCGGGGAGAGAACCTAGGCCCAAGAACGTGGCAACCCATGAAGCGAAAAGCGCGGCTACTTCGGCGCTATTTCAGCTTACAACAACAGAATATTAAGTCTATCCGCCTGGTTACGGATGGCAACTGCCGTGGAACGTAGAATGCGGATATCGTTTGACCTTGGGGGAATTCCCACACCTCAAACGCCTCTCATGGACAGGACTGTCGTCACAGGCCGACCTCGAATCTTTGGCCGATGTGCTCGACCAGAAGTCGCATCAACTCGAGGAACTCGTCGTATCAGGCTTTGCTGCATTCCTCGTTTATAGTAAGGAACGCCCCTTTGTGAGGGTGGCTTTGCAGAGTGAAGAGGTTAACAAAAGATAGGAGTTAAACAGGTAACTAAATTTATCTCTagccctccttcttccctaGGCCGGGAAGCTGGAGGCCTCTATATACCTATATAAATTCCCCTAGTAGTGCTCCAGTGCCCCATCGGTGTCCTTGTGGGATCCTTGTAGGGGTCCGTTGAGGTGGTCCGTTGCAGGAGTCCTCCACTCCAATATCCGAATCCTTTGAGGTCTGGGCCACTGGTGGTATCCTGCTGGGCTTGTGACACCCTTGTGCCTAGGATAACGTGCGGCTGACACTACAAAAACAGCCAAATTCTGTGTCCGGATTTGCCTACAGAACATCATCGCGAGTCTTACATATGAGGCAGCCAGGCCCGGACCTAAAATAATTTTCAAGCTGGGCTAAATCGGTCTCGGAGGACGATCTGCCGTTCGACTTTGCCGGCATAGATCTCCCCGACTTAGAGTTTCCTGTACTGGGAGAGTCATTTGTTGAATTTTCTCAATGCGCTCCTGCGATAGTCTTTTCCGCGGTTGATTTATGGGTGTTGGAACAGGACAGGGAAAGAATTTAGCGGGTTTTGGGTTTTCGGGCATACTGGTTCGTTGTGTTATTCTTGGTGATCGTTTCGCAATGCACCACACACCAGGAGTGGATTTCAAGTTGGTTTTAGTTTCGACTAGAACTGGGTGGAGGGACAGACAGAAGAGGGACATTTTCCCGTGCTTTTCGTGATCTCTTGCGAAACATTATTCCGCCTGAAGCCCTCTAAGATTAGCGACATTGTCTCTCCAATTTGACGTACCACCCAGCAATAAAGACTTTACACTCGCTAGCGGCTATCGGCATTGATGAGATATCTCCATATTGGACTTTACTAGGTCTAATCTAACCTCTTTTTTTACTTTCCTGATAGAGAAGCCTTAGGCTTGCGCTAGCAGTGAGTCATCCCGGAAATGATGGATAGCCCTGCCTGATCTTGAATCCTGTGATCTCACTCCAGACTTTGAGTTGCAGTTTCTAGGCGATACGAGTAGGTCAGGGCAGCCAACTGCACCACAAAACAAAGGCTTCAGTAATAGACCGGCGCCAAACGTTTGGCGCCGACTTCCACGGGTCGATGACATGGGTGGATTTCGACGCTCCGAGCGTGACCTGGACCAGCATCGGCCACTAAACCCCAAGGCTTTGGTCGACTGGGGTGACAGCAGGCTGATCTGTGTGGCTTTCCCTCATTGATGGCAATTCGAAGGAGACGCGGTTCTCGTGCTAATTCAACGGCTTCACGTGGTCTATGGGTCGACCGACGCCACGTTTCAGTATCCAATTGAGTACCGCGAGGAGTCTACCGCGATCGTGAGTCCTGCGATTTTGTAATTGACCCGTAAGTCTGCTTATCCAACGTTGTGAATGGGATTGACGAGTTATGCACAAGCCGAAAGCCTGAAGCATCTCGAGTTTGGCGCTTACATGATAGAGCTTTGTGGGAGCCTTTAATCTATGGGCCATTCCTCGAAATAACTTCACGTGTAGTTGCAAAGCAGTTGTATTGCCCCTAtgtaaaaaaaaaacccccctACACAAAGTGTAAAGAACTCGATCTACAGTGCTATTGACTGCGGTGACCGGCAGAGTCAGGGTCGTTGCTAGACAAGTCGACCAGGGCGTTTCAAGTAAGCACAAATGCGTGACCTGCAGACCGGCAACGAACAACCTGCTCGTTTTTGCAGAGGAATAATCGTAGTTCCAAAAAGTACAGTCACAGCCAAAAGCTTGTGCTGACGTTTCtcctgcggcggcgaagggaagggggggggggggggggggatacCGTTGCAAGAAATGTCTTGTCTTGCAGCGGGCAAAGCCTTGGCAGGCAACAGATTCCAAGAACAGGTTCCGTGTGCTACTACGGTATCCTGGTGTCCGGATAACAGCGGGGGAGAGTGATCTCACGAAGCCTTCGCCAAGAGACACGGTCCAAGCAGTTTGGGGGGAGACAAATATGATTGGATTCCGAGCCGAAGAGGCTGATCAGGTGGAACTGTTAATCGTGCACTGGTATCACAAAGGTTGTGACGAGGAGACGAATGCTGTTACCGCCGGCCAGACGATGACGACTACTATTGTCGAGGCTGGCCCGAGCCACGAATGCGCGTTCAATGAGGAATGGCATGCGAAGTGATGTTTATCCGCTCCAGGGGCAACATGCCTCAGTCGTTGCGGTTGTTTCTTCTGATTCTTGCGCCAGTACCATAGCAGGGAAGTAGAAGAAGTAGAAAGTCCAAGTGCAATTGCCTCAAACGGTTGCTCATCAGTTGCTCATCTCGCTCAGGCTGCTTCATTACCTCCTTGAGTGATGATGCATGATGTTTGTGGAAAAGCTGGGTCAGCAGGGTGAAGAGGTGCATCGAGTGAGGGGGCATTTGTTACTatcccatccctccctccctcccccccaacTGCGGGATGGCTCCGGTGCGGGGTAGCGTTCGGTGAGATCCTAGCAACCGCCAGTAAAATCCAAGGCCTGTACGGAGCACAGTCCTTTCTGGGGCACGCTTAAAAGAAACTTTAGGAATACGGGTACCCAGACAGGAAACTAAAAGTTAGGCATGTGGGAtaggggagagagagagagagagcttgTCATGCGGAGTAAAAGAGGAGTAAGTAAAGGAGGAGTAAAAGGCGGAGATGGGGGGGAGCCATGTCGCGGCCTAGGGGACGGCATATTTTACGGATACCTGCAGGCTTTCATGGAAGcatggagggagggaggaggcaaTGTTAAACCAGGGAGGACAGGgagtaagtgagtgagtgggcgAGTGAGAGTGCCTGCACGAGGTTCTGCAAACATGGAGTCCAGTtcagtccagtccagtccagcccaCAGTTCAGTCCCAAGATGGACCCGGACCACGCCGTTGGATGGGCCTCCTTGCCTGCACTGGGCCCATTCCCAAATCCAAGAGGGAGACCGAGGCCGCGATGCGgtgcgatgcgatgcgatgcgatgcggtGCGAATGATGATGGATGCCGACGCAAGTCTGACAAGTCTAGTAGGCTAGTCTGTCTAGTAATTTACAGACGCACGCGAGATCCAggtttttatttttttcACCCGGCTCTTGGCTGCTTATTCACTGTACGTCCGCTTAAGATTGGAATTGTCAGTTTCATCCGTTGGAACGAAGATTCCTtcggacggcggcggcggcggttaGTACAAgacaacctcggccggcggcttAGCGCTTCCCGAGATAccgagggagaagggagaaGGCAGCGTGTGTTAGCAGCTTCAACTCCAACTACAAGTCatctgtctctgtctccccCCGTATCCACCGCGGTCCACCATTCGCCCGCATCAAAAGTGgcgagtgagagtgagagtgagagtgagagagagaaattGGATTCTCATCAGTGCCTAGTCCTAGCCAACAAAGTCACATGGGAACAAGGAGCTGCAACAAAACAGTTCAGTTCAAGCATCCGAGCCATTCAAGATCGATACACCCCCCCTGAGTTCATCACAAGTCCGTAGTGGGAAGTTCTCCCAACCCTCGAACGCGTCCCCCCATTGgagcgcctcggcgcccaGGAGGATTTCCCCCCGGGGCCCCCCCCAGAACCCCCCCAGGGCTCGTTATATCAAGACCCGACATCCGACCCCATTGGAGAAAGGCGGGTTTCCACTCTGGGGTTTTGTGGGAACGTTTGTGATTGCGGGGGACACGGGGTTTTAGCGGCGTTGGGGTGGGTGACAGCGTAGGATTCCCTCCCCAGTCGGCTCGCGTTGTCTTGTCCGTATTGGCTGCATGACAAGAAAGGGACAAGGAAGACAAGACTCTTTAAGAACTGGTTGcccagaaaaaaaaaggactCAAAGCTTCGTTTCGATGTCTTGACTCTCTTCTCCTTTGCTCCCCTTCTCTCAATCCGACACCCACCGGCCAACCCGCACACCTCCGACATGAGCAACCCCGTCGACTCCAAGTCGccccgcgacgacgacccgtCCAAGGTCGAGACCTATGTCGCTGACCAtgtcgccgacatcgacgagaAGATGAAGCCCTCGCAGATGAAGGTCGATGCCATGGAGGCTGAGCAGGCCGAGCAGAATATGGGAGTGCTAgaggccgtcaagctctACCCCATGGCTTCCCTCTGGGCTTTCATCATGTCCACGACCATCGTAAGCTAGCTCTCTCTAAGCACTCGtactcacacacacacacgcacatacacacacatccTGGACCTGTCAGAGGGAGTTTTGGCCGACTGACACCCGCGGCGTTAGATCATGGAGTCGTACTGCGTCTTCCTCATGGGCGCCTTCGTTGCCATGGACCAGTTCAAGTTAGAGTACGGCGTCAAAGACAGTAAGAACGAAAACCAGATTGAGGCCTCGTGGCAGTCCGCGCTGCAGGTGGGCGGccccctcggcgccatcatcggcgtctGCATCGCCGGCCCCATCACCAGCCGCATCGGGTACCGCTGGGCCACCATCGGCGGCCTCATGCTCCTGAACgccttcatcttcgtcttctaCTTCGCCAACTCGCTCGCCGTCATGTTTGTCAGCCAGCTGCTCGAAGGCGTGCCCTGGGGCAtcttcatcgccaacgccccGGCCTACTGCAGTGAGATCGTGCCCATGAGGCTGAGAGCCCCGGCCACCCAGATGCTGCAGATGTTCTGGGCCATtggcgccatcatcgtcggtAGCGTCTGCTACGTCtacgaggccaaggccgactCTAGCGCATACAGGTTCGTCTCCCCTTTTCCATCCAGCCTGGTGCATATGTATGTGGTTTCGTGTTGTTTTGCTGACATGGCGTGAACCCAGAGTCCCCATCGCGCTTCAGTGGATGTTCCCCACgcccctcgccatcctcctGTACATCGCTCCCGAGTCACCGTGGTGGCTGGTCCGCAAGGGACGCCTCGATGAGGCCAAGGTtgccgtccgccgcctcggccgtgcTGAGGCCAATGCCAACCTCGACGAGTCCGTCGCCATGATGCGCCGCACGATCGAGCTCGAGGCTTCAGAGAAGGAGCCCAACTACCTCGAGCTGTTCAAGGGCACCGACACGTACCGCACCCTCATCGTGTGTGGTGTGTATGCCGCCCAGAACCTTACGGGTAACTTGATCGCCAACCAGGCCGTTTACTTCTTCAGACGTAAGTATTTTTGTCGTCTCCGTACTTTGCTTTGCTGTCCAACTTTCCGATGAACCTCTTCCCCGGGCTAACATATCAAACAGAGGCGGGTATCGACTCGAACCTTGCCTTCGCCCTCGGTCTCATCACCTCCGCCCTCCAAACCATCTTCGTCATGCTTTCCTGGATCCTCACGACATACCTCGGCCGACGCACCATTTACGTCTGGGGCTCGTTGATCAacgtcatcttcctcatcgccctcggtGTCGCGGGCTCTGTCGGCGACTCCAAGTCTGCCTctttggcgatggcgtcccTGGGTCTCATCGTCTCGGTTGGTTTCACGCTGGGACCTGCGCCCGCTTCGTGGGTCATCATTGCCGAGACGTCGTCTATTCGCCTCCGTCCCCTCACGACCGGTCTCGGACGTGCCGCCTACTATGTCGTCAACATTCCTTGTATCTTCCTCTCCACTTACATGCTCAACTCGACGGTATGAttgccctcccctccccccttctttctctcccacAAACAAACGAACCCCGAAATCACTAACGATCGATGTGACAACAGGGTGTGGACCTCGGTGGCAAGTGCGGCTACGTCTGGGGCGCAACCGGTTTCTTCTGTTTCGTCGTCTCctacttcttcttgcccgAGATGAAGGGCCGGTCTTTCCGCGAGATCGACATTCTCTTCAAGCGCCGCGTCCCTGCTCGCCAGTGGAAGAAGACTGTCATCGACAtctacgacgacgagtagATGTGCTGTGGC from the Colletotrichum destructivum chromosome 10, complete sequence genome contains:
- a CDS encoding Putative fungal domain of STAND protein, translating into MADPLSITASVLAVATAAFVSTKTLIDTVSRFKGRDKTLQRLQDELEDLLKILEMLQGISQCELSILALLEGPVRRCSELCLNFDKSMKDFTGKATKTGFRDWAKLEFRRGDINEFIDTLSGYKSTISVGLGAINLNVSKASQQILEQYSEMIEDTMYNLNLRLQRIDDKIALLPQKTADSSDTSIDLNNERAVTERCLSICENAKSYLESLTDQEPLSQPKPPQEYPMDQQETFEAQRLTRQLLGQNRDSIAEMVGRLRERLESISSDGNPANGHERTRLQQELNLSKQCLEICQMASVEVTRQKCHTIGEAIADGDSDQVLVTTLADLFNIGKAESRGKSAQLIGSMRDETLQRISDSRYGSRFGALPSTEASTPPLQSPVEIQRTKEDPSRQEVAEGGRSMATKPYKPNSYQVRSRRPDGRAGIREEGEE
- a CDS encoding Putative major facilitator, sugar transporter, major facilitator superfamily, with the translated sequence MSNPVDSKSPRDDDPSKVETYVADHVADIDEKMKPSQMKVDAMEAEQAEQNMGVLEAVKLYPMASLWAFIMSTTIIMESYCVFLMGAFVAMDQFKLEYGVKDSKNENQIEASWQSALQVGGPLGAIIGVCIAGPITSRIGYRWATIGGLMLLNAFIFVFYFANSLAVMFVSQLLEGVPWGIFIANAPAYCSEIVPMRLRAPATQMLQMFWAIGAIIVGSVCYVYEAKADSSAYRVPIALQWMFPTPLAILLYIAPESPWWLVRKGRLDEAKVAVRRLGRAEANANLDESVAMMRRTIELEASEKEPNYLELFKGTDTYRTLIVCGVYAAQNLTGNLIANQAVYFFRQAGIDSNLAFALGLITSALQTIFVMLSWILTTYLGRRTIYVWGSLINVIFLIALGVAGSVGDSKSASLAMASLGLIVSVGFTLGPAPASWVIIAETSSIRLRPLTTGLGRAAYYVVNIPCIFLSTYMLNSTGVDLGGKCGYVWGATGFFCFVVSYFFLPEMKGRSFREIDILFKRRVPARQWKKTVIDIYDDE